In Paraburkholderia sp. PGU19, a single window of DNA contains:
- the tssA gene encoding type VI secretion system protein TssA codes for MNERFLAPVDATSRCGPDLEYDADFLLLQQCAAGRPEQQYGATVIAEQVPDWAEVERVARMLLMRTRDLRIAAPLVRAWIATRGLDGYADGLALVQRWLADYWDELHPALDIDGEPDPTPRMNSLAGIVGDHACARVALESVLTDNLTVRDAEELLDGRASNAGRYPGGVERLKDEMRRLCHEGAHTWAVVHGALDSLDAIRATVTARIGPQWMPEPGRVERVFRRIRDGVPAQMPAQSDDPAADTADERATTLPANATAGDDTRATERASAVPGARSNAWRDAEFANRDDVGLALEKMCRYFDEHEMGHPAPLLLRRVQRLLTLDFYELVRDIAPEALQQVELLSGHGHGA; via the coding sequence ATGAATGAACGCTTTCTTGCTCCCGTCGATGCCACATCCCGATGCGGACCCGATCTCGAGTACGACGCAGACTTCCTGCTGCTGCAACAGTGCGCCGCGGGACGGCCCGAACAGCAGTACGGCGCGACGGTGATTGCCGAACAGGTGCCCGATTGGGCCGAAGTGGAACGCGTCGCCCGCATGCTGCTCATGCGCACGCGGGATCTGCGCATCGCCGCGCCGCTGGTGCGCGCGTGGATCGCAACGCGCGGGCTCGACGGCTATGCGGACGGGCTTGCTCTCGTCCAGCGATGGCTCGCCGACTATTGGGACGAACTGCACCCGGCACTCGACATCGACGGCGAGCCGGACCCGACACCGCGGATGAACTCGCTTGCAGGCATCGTCGGAGACCATGCGTGTGCGCGTGTGGCGCTCGAATCGGTATTGACGGACAACCTGACCGTGCGCGACGCGGAAGAGCTTCTCGACGGACGCGCTTCGAACGCCGGCCGATATCCCGGAGGCGTCGAACGCCTGAAGGACGAGATGCGGCGCCTGTGCCACGAGGGTGCGCACACGTGGGCCGTCGTGCATGGCGCGCTCGACAGTCTCGACGCGATCCGCGCGACGGTGACGGCGCGCATCGGCCCGCAGTGGATGCCCGAGCCGGGCCGTGTCGAACGGGTTTTCCGGCGCATCCGCGACGGGGTGCCTGCGCAGATGCCCGCGCAATCTGACGATCCCGCCGCCGATACCGCCGACGAACGGGCCACGACGCTTCCCGCGAATGCGACAGCGGGAGACGACACCCGCGCGACGGAGCGCGCTTCCGCTGTCCCAGGCGCGCGGTCGAACGCGTGGCGCGACGCCGAGTTCGCGAATCGCGACGACGTCGGGCTGGCGCTCGAAAAAATGTGCCGCTATTTCGACGAACACGAAATGGGGCATCCGGCGCCCTTGCTGCTGCGCCGCGTGCAGCGTCTGCTGACGCTCGATTTCTATGAGCTGGTCAGGGACATCGCGCCCGAAGCGCTGCAACAGGTCGAACTGCTGAGCGGCCACGGCCACGGTGCGTAG
- the tssB gene encoding type VI secretion system contractile sheath small subunit, whose product MSRQKTLSSGQKLIARNRAPRVQIEYDVELYGAQQKVQLPFVMGVMADLAGHRATPLPDLAERKFMEIEVDTFDERMKALAPALSLEVDNTLTGEGKLKVDVAFGSIDDFGPAALARNVEPLRRLLDARTQLANLLSYIDGKRGAEELIARALANPALLASLAARDAEDGGAPRLEGDSHE is encoded by the coding sequence ATGTCACGTCAAAAGACTTTGTCGAGTGGGCAGAAACTGATCGCGCGCAATCGCGCGCCCCGGGTTCAGATCGAATACGACGTCGAGTTGTACGGCGCGCAGCAGAAGGTGCAGTTGCCATTCGTGATGGGCGTCATGGCCGATCTCGCGGGGCATCGCGCGACGCCGCTGCCGGATCTCGCTGAGCGCAAGTTCATGGAGATCGAGGTCGACACGTTCGACGAACGCATGAAAGCGCTCGCGCCCGCGTTGTCGCTCGAAGTGGACAACACGTTGACGGGCGAAGGCAAGCTGAAGGTCGATGTCGCGTTCGGGAGCATCGACGACTTCGGGCCGGCTGCGCTCGCGCGCAACGTGGAGCCGTTGCGGCGGTTGCTCGACGCGCGCACGCAGCTGGCGAACCTGCTGTCGTATATCGACGGCAAGCGCGGCGCGGAGGAACTGATCGCGCGGGCGCTGGCCAATCCCGCGCTGCTCGCGTCGCTGGCAGCGCGGGACGCTGAAGATGGTGGCGCACCGCGCCTCGAAGGAGACAGCCATGAGTAG
- the tssC gene encoding type VI secretion system contractile sheath large subunit codes for MSRGAQTLTQVVEATLTDERFTTLLDEEIRPGTEQARGAVQRAVCTLAHQALEHSVTLSADAYDAIAQLIGAIDGKLSEQINAILHDPEYQQLEGAWRGLHYLVNHTETDELLKVRVMSASKREVARMLKRHKGVAWDQSPLFKRIYEDEYGQLGGEPFGCLVGDYYFDHSPPDVEMLGELSKIAAAAHAPFIGGVSPALMQMESWQQLSDPRDLTKIFQNTEYAAWRGLRDSDDARYVGLAMPRFLARLPYGARTDPVDEFDFEEQTDGAQHDRYTWANAAYAMAANINRSFKLYGWCSSIRGVESGGTVENLPCHTFPSDDGGVDMKCPTEIAISDRREAELAKNGLMPLVHRKNSDVAAFIGAQSLFRSAEYHDADATANARLSGRLPYLFACCRFAHYLKCIVRDKIGSFHERDDMERWMNDWIMNYVDGDPVNSSQETKARKPLAAAQVVVDAIADNPGYYAAKFFLRPHYQLEGLTVSLRLVAKLPSVKTADR; via the coding sequence ATGAGTAGGGGCGCACAGACCTTGACGCAGGTCGTCGAAGCGACGCTGACGGACGAGCGGTTCACGACACTGCTCGACGAAGAGATCCGGCCGGGCACGGAACAGGCGCGCGGCGCCGTGCAGCGCGCGGTGTGTACGCTCGCGCATCAGGCACTCGAGCATTCGGTGACGCTTTCCGCCGATGCATACGATGCGATCGCGCAGTTGATCGGCGCCATCGATGGAAAGCTGAGCGAGCAGATCAACGCGATTCTTCATGATCCCGAGTATCAGCAGCTCGAAGGCGCGTGGCGCGGGCTGCATTATCTGGTGAATCACACGGAGACCGATGAGCTGCTGAAGGTCCGTGTGATGAGCGCGAGCAAGCGCGAGGTCGCGCGGATGCTGAAGCGCCACAAGGGCGTCGCGTGGGACCAGAGCCCGCTCTTCAAGCGCATCTACGAGGACGAGTACGGACAGCTGGGTGGCGAGCCGTTCGGCTGTCTCGTCGGCGACTACTACTTCGATCATTCGCCGCCGGACGTCGAGATGCTCGGCGAACTCTCGAAGATCGCAGCGGCCGCGCATGCACCGTTCATCGGCGGCGTGTCGCCTGCGCTGATGCAGATGGAGTCGTGGCAGCAGCTGTCGGACCCGCGCGATCTCACGAAAATCTTCCAGAACACCGAATACGCCGCGTGGCGCGGCCTGCGCGATTCGGACGATGCGCGCTATGTCGGCCTTGCGATGCCGCGCTTTCTCGCGCGGCTGCCGTACGGCGCGCGCACCGATCCCGTCGACGAATTCGACTTCGAGGAGCAAACCGACGGCGCGCAACACGACCGCTATACGTGGGCGAACGCCGCGTATGCGATGGCGGCGAATATCAACCGCTCGTTCAAGCTCTATGGCTGGTGTTCGTCGATTCGCGGCGTCGAATCGGGCGGCACGGTCGAGAACCTGCCGTGCCACACGTTTCCGAGTGACGACGGCGGCGTCGACATGAAATGCCCGACTGAAATCGCGATCAGCGACCGGCGCGAAGCAGAACTTGCGAAGAACGGCCTGATGCCGCTCGTGCACAGAAAGAACTCGGATGTGGCCGCGTTCATCGGTGCGCAGTCGCTGTTCAGAAGCGCCGAATATCACGATGCCGATGCGACGGCGAACGCGCGTCTGTCGGGGCGGCTGCCTTATCTCTTCGCGTGCTGCCGCTTCGCGCATTACCTCAAGTGCATCGTGCGCGACAAGATCGGGTCGTTCCATGAGCGTGACGACATGGAGCGATGGATGAACGACTGGATCATGAATTACGTCGACGGTGATCCCGTCAATTCTTCGCAGGAGACCAAGGCGCGCAAGCCGCTGGCGGCGGCGCAGGTCGTCGTCGACGCAATCGCGGACAACCCCGGCTATTACGCAGCGAAGTTCTTTTTGCGTCCGCACTATCAGCTCGAAGGGTTGACGGTGTCGTTGCGGCTCGTCGCGAAGCTGCCGTCCGTCAAGACGGCGGACCGCTGA
- a CDS encoding type VI secretion system tube protein Hcp — MAVAMFMKVDGTTGESADDQHQGWSDIQSFSWGASQPAAMAVGGGGGTGKASFSDLVVVAYMDKAAPAILKCCASGKHLDKVEISSCKTGGTQIEFSRVTLEEVLVTSAQVAGTDPGDTAERLLMNYAFQAARVKKQYWEQNANGGKGAEVTMGWDVKKNKEM; from the coding sequence ATGGCAGTGGCAATGTTCATGAAGGTCGACGGCACGACGGGCGAATCGGCCGACGACCAGCATCAGGGTTGGAGCGACATCCAGTCGTTCTCGTGGGGCGCGAGCCAGCCCGCCGCGATGGCGGTGGGCGGCGGGGGCGGCACCGGCAAGGCGAGCTTCAGCGATCTCGTCGTGGTCGCGTACATGGACAAGGCGGCCCCCGCGATACTCAAGTGCTGCGCAAGCGGCAAGCATCTCGACAAGGTCGAGATCTCGTCGTGCAAGACGGGCGGCACGCAGATCGAGTTCTCGCGCGTGACGCTCGAAGAAGTACTGGTCACGTCCGCGCAGGTTGCGGGCACCGATCCTGGCGACACGGCGGAGAGGCTGCTGATGAACTACGCGTTCCAGGCGGCGCGTGTGAAGAAGCAGTACTGGGAGCAGAACGCCAACGGCGGCAAAGGCGCTGAGGTGACGATGGGCTGGGACGTCAAGAAGAACAAGGAAATGTAG
- the tssE gene encoding type VI secretion system baseplate subunit TssE, which produces MFSETDDVPPAPAYGPGRRGARDRLQPALLDRLTDNAPHEHAEALPAHWIDERRLRAAVLRDLGWLFNSANGLGEIDAAVYREAASSVTNYGIPSLAGTQMSGIDLAGLEASIREAMVRFEPRFLPGSIDVRCVTDARALHHQNRLTLEIHATLWSVPYPLEILLLSDLDLESGVVSLRERTGSVAHG; this is translated from the coding sequence ATGTTTAGCGAAACCGACGACGTACCGCCGGCACCCGCATACGGGCCGGGCCGGCGCGGCGCGCGCGACCGGCTTCAGCCCGCGTTGCTCGACCGGCTCACCGACAACGCGCCGCACGAGCACGCGGAAGCCCTGCCCGCGCACTGGATCGACGAAAGGAGGCTGCGCGCGGCCGTGCTGCGCGATCTCGGCTGGCTCTTCAACAGCGCGAATGGGCTGGGCGAAATCGATGCCGCCGTGTATCGCGAGGCGGCCAGCTCGGTGACCAACTACGGCATACCCTCGCTGGCGGGCACGCAGATGTCCGGCATCGATCTCGCCGGGCTCGAAGCGTCGATTCGCGAGGCGATGGTCCGCTTCGAGCCGCGCTTTTTGCCCGGCAGCATCGACGTGCGATGCGTCACCGACGCGCGCGCCCTGCATCACCAGAACCGGCTGACGCTCGAGATTCACGCGACACTCTGGTCGGTGCCTTATCCGCTGGAAATCCTGCTGCTGTCCGATCTCGATCTCGAATCGGGCGTCGTGTCGCTGCGCGAACGCACGGGGAGCGTGGCACATGGATGA
- the tssF gene encoding type VI secretion system baseplate subunit TssF yields the protein MDERFLDYYNRELSYMRHLGGEFAQQFPKIAGRLGMHGIDVADPYVERLLEGFCFLTARVQMKMDAEFPRFSQRLLEVVYPNALAPIPAMAIVQMTPELNEGSLARGFAMPAGTALQARVASGELTPCEFRTAHDLVLWPLAIRAVEMTGVPLDLPVDASLRTRASAALRIRIDVTGGARANELPLDRLTFHLSGAESQAARLLELVTCHVAGVLVHAPGDRSRAVVLDADAVVHEGFEPSQAMLPNDGRTFEGYRLLQEYFVFPARCLFFSISGLRRALAQCCGDTFELTLLLDRDDAALAARVDTRDVALHCTPAINLFPKRTDRIPVTPRTHEYHLVADRSRPLDHEVYAVTRVSGHRTGDAGDCEFHPFYASFARGDADRDRDDGAAYYSVRREPRVASAQMRANGARTGYPGTEVFVSLVDRKHAPFDERVRHLSGDTLCTNRDLPLLLPLGGASDFTPKISAPIARVKVLRGPSRPLPPLAQDAAVWRLISHLGLNYQPLARIDDEDGARGLRELLALYAQHGDAAMRRQAEAVQRLACEPVYRRLPERGPIVFGRGVRVTLTVDDQAFAGASPYMLGAVLEQFFARHASINAFTEFALHSPQRGELAQWPARVGRRPSI from the coding sequence ATGGATGAGCGGTTTCTCGACTACTACAACCGCGAACTGAGCTACATGCGGCATCTCGGCGGCGAGTTCGCGCAGCAGTTTCCGAAGATCGCCGGAAGACTCGGCATGCACGGCATCGACGTGGCCGACCCGTACGTCGAACGGCTGCTCGAAGGCTTCTGTTTTCTCACGGCGCGCGTGCAGATGAAGATGGACGCGGAGTTTCCACGCTTCTCGCAGCGCCTGCTCGAAGTGGTCTATCCGAACGCGCTCGCGCCGATACCGGCGATGGCGATCGTCCAGATGACACCCGAACTGAACGAAGGCAGCCTTGCACGCGGCTTTGCGATGCCGGCGGGCACGGCGTTGCAGGCGCGTGTGGCGAGCGGCGAGCTGACGCCTTGCGAATTCCGCACGGCTCACGATCTCGTGCTATGGCCGCTCGCGATACGCGCGGTCGAGATGACGGGCGTGCCTCTCGATCTGCCCGTGGATGCTTCATTGCGCACGCGCGCGAGCGCCGCGCTGCGCATCCGGATCGACGTGACGGGCGGTGCGCGTGCGAACGAGTTGCCGCTCGACCGGCTGACGTTCCATCTGTCGGGAGCGGAGTCTCAGGCGGCGAGGCTGCTCGAACTGGTGACCTGTCATGTCGCGGGCGTGCTGGTTCATGCGCCGGGCGATCGCTCGCGCGCGGTCGTGCTCGACGCGGATGCCGTCGTCCATGAGGGCTTCGAGCCGTCGCAGGCGATGCTGCCGAACGACGGCCGGACCTTCGAGGGCTATCGGCTGTTGCAGGAATACTTTGTGTTTCCCGCGCGCTGCCTGTTCTTCAGTATCAGTGGGCTGCGGCGTGCGCTCGCGCAGTGTTGCGGAGATACATTCGAATTGACGCTGCTATTGGATCGCGACGATGCAGCGCTCGCCGCACGGGTCGATACGCGCGATGTCGCGCTCCATTGCACCCCCGCGATCAATCTCTTTCCGAAGCGCACCGATCGCATTCCCGTCACTCCGCGTACCCATGAATATCATCTCGTGGCCGACCGCTCGCGGCCGCTCGATCACGAAGTCTATGCCGTCACGCGCGTCAGCGGGCATCGAACGGGCGATGCGGGCGATTGCGAGTTCCATCCGTTCTATGCATCGTTCGCCCGTGGTGATGCCGATCGCGACCGCGATGACGGCGCCGCTTACTACTCGGTGCGGCGCGAGCCGCGTGTCGCGTCCGCGCAGATGCGGGCGAATGGCGCGCGCACGGGCTATCCGGGCACCGAGGTGTTCGTCTCGCTCGTCGATCGCAAGCATGCGCCGTTCGACGAGCGCGTGAGGCATCTGTCGGGCGATACGCTGTGCACGAACCGCGATTTGCCGTTGCTGCTGCCGCTTGGCGGCGCGAGCGATTTCACACCGAAAATTTCGGCGCCCATTGCACGCGTCAAGGTGCTGCGCGGTCCGTCGCGGCCACTGCCGCCGCTCGCGCAGGACGCTGCCGTGTGGCGGCTGATCAGCCATCTCGGGTTGAACTACCAGCCGCTCGCCCGCATCGACGACGAAGACGGTGCACGCGGACTGCGCGAACTGCTGGCGCTGTACGCGCAGCACGGCGACGCCGCCATGCGCAGGCAGGCGGAAGCAGTGCAGCGGCTTGCCTGCGAGCCCGTTTACCGGCGTCTGCCTGAACGCGGTCCGATCGTGTTCGGCCGCGGCGTGCGCGTGACGCTTACCGTCGACGATCAGGCGTTTGCGGGAGCAAGCCCTTATATGCTGGGTGCCGTACTCGAACAGTTCTTTGCGCGGCATGCGTCGATCAACGCCTTTACCGAGTTCGCGCTGCATTCGCCGCAGCGGGGCGAGCTTGCGCAATGGCCCGCGCGTGTCGGGCGAAGGCCGTCGATATGA